One Candidatus Scalindua japonica DNA segment encodes these proteins:
- the glgA gene encoding glycogen synthase GlgA yields the protein MKIAEVSPEIIPYAKTGGLADVVGTLPLYLEKAGHEVSIFMPFYKSVKNSGIDIKLLDTTFDIPIGDTEHTVTLWKSIHHSSKNIVIYFIQRDEYFDRDSLYGTEFGDYQDNAERFIFFSRAVIEAIKRLVLPIDIIHCHDWQTALIPIYLKTLFAEDEKLSSIKTVLTIHNLAYQGMFRQEEMKLTGLDMSLFNCKNLEHWNNINFLKGGIVFADIVTTVSKKYAEEIRTIEFGCGLEGVIEEHEEKLYGIINGVDYTEWSPDKDDLISHQFSIEDIKGKAQCKKHLQNELDLPQTEAPLLGMISRLAEQKGVDLLIVIMDELMKRDLQLVILGIGDEKYHQMLKEFTPKYSEKLSVNIMFDNKMAHQIEAGADIFLMPSKYEPCGLNQMYSLKYGTIPIVRETGGLADTIIDANDENLKNRTATGFTMKGYFAAELLHAIDRALDLYKLETPWKALRENAMKQDWSWEKSTNQYIELFKSILK from the coding sequence ATGAAAATTGCAGAAGTATCACCGGAAATAATTCCATACGCGAAAACAGGCGGCCTTGCAGACGTTGTGGGAACGTTGCCATTGTACCTTGAGAAAGCAGGGCACGAAGTTTCTATATTCATGCCGTTTTATAAGTCGGTAAAAAATTCCGGTATTGATATCAAGCTTCTGGATACCACTTTTGACATTCCAATTGGCGACACGGAACACACCGTCACTCTATGGAAAAGCATTCACCACAGTTCAAAAAACATTGTGATCTATTTCATACAACGTGATGAATATTTTGACAGGGACTCACTATACGGAACAGAATTCGGTGATTATCAGGACAACGCGGAGCGCTTTATTTTTTTCTCCAGAGCCGTAATCGAGGCTATTAAAAGGCTGGTATTACCAATAGATATTATTCATTGTCATGACTGGCAGACGGCATTAATACCGATTTATCTGAAGACTTTGTTTGCAGAAGATGAAAAGCTCTCCTCGATAAAAACAGTACTGACAATTCATAACCTTGCATATCAGGGGATGTTCCGGCAGGAAGAGATGAAACTCACCGGTTTAGACATGTCGCTGTTTAACTGTAAAAACCTGGAACACTGGAACAACATAAACTTCCTGAAAGGTGGAATTGTTTTTGCGGATATTGTAACAACTGTTTCTAAAAAGTACGCTGAAGAGATAAGAACAATAGAGTTTGGATGCGGGCTGGAAGGTGTCATAGAAGAGCACGAAGAGAAGCTTTACGGAATAATTAATGGTGTTGATTACACTGAATGGTCACCGGACAAAGACGATCTTATTTCTCATCAATTCAGTATTGAAGATATAAAAGGAAAGGCACAATGTAAAAAACACCTGCAAAATGAACTGGATCTTCCACAAACCGAAGCGCCTCTTCTTGGTATGATCAGCCGTCTTGCGGAGCAGAAAGGCGTAGATCTTCTGATTGTAATAATGGATGAGTTGATGAAGAGAGATCTTCAACTTGTAATTCTTGGCATAGGTGATGAAAAATACCATCAAATGCTTAAAGAATTTACTCCCAAATATAGTGAAAAACTTTCAGTGAACATAATGTTTGACAATAAAATGGCACATCAAATAGAAGCAGGCGCTGACATTTTCCTGATGCCTTCAAAATATGAACCATGTGGTCTGAACCAGATGTACAGCTTAAAATATGGAACCATTCCAATAGTGCGTGAAACCGGAGGTCTTGCAGATACAATAATCGACGCAAACGATGAGAACCTCAAAAACAGGACCGCTACCGGGTTCACCATGAAAGGCTATTTCGCCGCAGAACTCCTCCATGCAATAGACAGGGCGTTGGATTTGTATAAATTAGAAACACCATGGAAAGCCCTCAGAGAAAATGCCATGAAGCAGGATTGGTCGTGGGAGAAGAGTACAAATCAATATATTGAATTATTTAAATCAATATTGAAGTAA
- a CDS encoding tetratricopeptide repeat protein — protein sequence MTNYTKLKYYNFLLIPLMLLILIPAVSFGETGRNSKANIGILESLNKFGSTSYRSGMHKEAIQTFKQVIGIHRGYKAQYNLGCAYSKLDMHEDAIKSFKHSIKLRPDFADAHYHLGLVYVNSDMFKDAIQSFIQAVNLTPDNAEIHFNLGLAYSRLGMHEEEIESYNEAKRIDPEYIGIYNNLGVAYSKSGMYEEAIVSCRRAIEVNPDDVRVQTALGNAYASLGMYEEAIGPLKQAIKISPDDVRVYKALGNAYASLGMYEEAIDPLRLAININPDDADGHETLGIIYHHLNYRGLALEQYKIVRILDRQLAKKLFNVIIKKNSMLEVDTANGQEQSE from the coding sequence ATGACTAATTACACAAAACTCAAATATTACAATTTTTTATTAATTCCGCTAATGCTGCTAATCCTTATTCCTGCTGTTTCCTTTGGTGAAACAGGCAGGAATTCCAAGGCAAATATTGGTATTTTAGAGTCACTCAATAAATTTGGTAGCACCAGTTATAGATCAGGTATGCATAAAGAGGCGATACAAACCTTCAAGCAGGTGATAGGGATTCACCGTGGTTACAAGGCCCAATATAATCTAGGTTGTGCCTATAGCAAATTAGATATGCACGAGGATGCAATTAAATCTTTTAAACATTCAATAAAGCTTCGTCCTGATTTTGCGGATGCTCATTATCATCTTGGCCTCGTCTACGTCAACTCGGACATGTTCAAGGATGCAATTCAATCTTTTATACAAGCAGTAAACCTTACCCCTGATAATGCAGAAATTCATTTTAATCTCGGCCTTGCGTATAGCAGATTGGGCATGCATGAAGAAGAGATTGAGTCTTACAATGAAGCTAAAAGAATTGATCCTGAATATATAGGCATTTATAACAATCTCGGTGTGGCCTATAGCAAGTCAGGTATGTATGAAGAAGCGATAGTGTCATGCAGGCGGGCGATAGAGGTCAATCCTGATGATGTAAGGGTGCAAACGGCCCTCGGCAATGCCTATGCCAGTTTAGGTATGTACGAAGAAGCAATTGGTCCGCTCAAACAGGCGATAAAGATTAGTCCGGATGATGTGAGGGTGTATAAGGCGCTTGGTAATGCCTATGCCAGTTTAGGTATGTACGAAGAAGCAATTGATCCTCTCAGACTGGCAATAAATATTAATCCTGATGATGCAGATGGACATGAGACTCTTGGTATTATTTATCATCATTTAAATTACAGAGGCCTTGCTCTGGAGCAATATAAAATAGTAAGAATCCTTGATAGACAACTGGCAAAAAAACTGTTTAACGTGATTATTAAGAAAAATAGTATGTTAGAAGTTGATACTGCAAACGGGCAAGAGCAGTCAGAATAA
- a CDS encoding multiheme c-type cytochrome, producing MIRNFSKIPVLIIIVFVFMFLALSNQGCNDHYGNETGKDPDKTLSLPVIHIVFTGEENGYLEPCGCSEGQLGGFAKRQTLINQLRKKDQDLILLSMGDLPGKVGRQEEIKMETALEALGLMDYVAHNIGEKDLNMGIDFLGYLSQISNIEFISSNITGLATRALNIKPYVVKEIKTNETIFKVGILGIVSPALIENEIQDLEVMDPVLSLKPLLSDLNDKTDLLILLSHAEMAESVKIAEEYPELELIISGHMVDRPDLYHQKVNNTYIASVGEKGKYVGNISISLQPKQTSEDNNSFSTAIETIALDEKFADSSDIAMLLGIYQQRLQDEELLAQVFKSDHPSNLSFTGNDDCALCHNSIFKHWEETGHASAYETLVNAEHEYDPECVACHVIGLNYFSGFETTELTPEMKGVGCESCHGPGSDHKDTQSQDYGMVSVENCEICHNPEHSPKFEYKEYWQKIKHPREEKQGGD from the coding sequence ATGATCAGAAATTTCAGTAAAATTCCCGTTCTTATAATTATCGTTTTTGTTTTCATGTTTCTGGCTTTGTCTAATCAGGGATGCAATGACCATTATGGAAATGAGACCGGTAAAGATCCGGATAAAACGTTATCTCTGCCTGTGATACATATTGTTTTCACAGGTGAAGAAAATGGTTATCTGGAGCCTTGTGGGTGTTCGGAAGGGCAGCTTGGCGGGTTTGCAAAACGGCAGACGTTAATTAATCAATTGAGAAAAAAAGACCAGGACTTAATACTCCTGAGTATGGGGGACCTACCCGGTAAAGTTGGTCGACAAGAAGAAATCAAGATGGAAACAGCGCTTGAAGCGTTAGGCCTGATGGACTATGTTGCGCATAATATAGGAGAGAAGGATCTTAATATGGGAATTGATTTCCTGGGATACCTTTCCCAGATAAGTAATATAGAGTTTATATCAAGTAATATTACCGGCCTTGCTACACGGGCCCTTAACATAAAACCGTATGTTGTTAAGGAGATAAAGACTAATGAAACTATTTTTAAGGTTGGTATATTAGGAATAGTTTCACCGGCGCTAATTGAAAATGAAATTCAGGATTTAGAGGTTATGGACCCTGTTTTATCACTGAAGCCTTTGCTTAGTGATCTAAATGATAAAACAGATCTCTTAATCTTACTTTCCCATGCGGAGATGGCAGAATCGGTTAAAATTGCGGAAGAATATCCTGAACTTGAATTGATAATCTCTGGCCACATGGTTGACAGGCCTGACCTCTATCACCAAAAAGTGAATAATACATACATTGCATCTGTAGGTGAAAAAGGAAAGTATGTAGGAAATATTTCTATTTCACTACAACCGAAACAGACAAGTGAAGATAATAATAGTTTTTCAACTGCCATTGAGACAATAGCTTTGGATGAAAAATTTGCAGATTCATCTGATATCGCAATGTTATTGGGGATATATCAGCAGAGACTTCAGGATGAGGAATTGCTGGCGCAGGTTTTTAAGAGTGATCATCCTTCAAACCTCTCATTTACTGGAAATGATGATTGTGCTCTCTGTCATAACAGTATATTTAAGCACTGGGAAGAGACTGGTCATGCTTCTGCTTATGAGACATTAGTAAATGCTGAACACGAGTATGATCCTGAATGTGTAGCGTGCCACGTTATTGGTCTTAATTACTTCAGCGGTTTTGAAACAACAGAATTAACACCAGAAATGAAGGGAGTTGGCTGTGAAAGTTGTCATGGACCCGGAAGCGACCACAAAGATACACAATCTCAGGATTATGGTATGGTGAGTGTTGAAAACTGTGAAATCTGCCATAACCCTGAACACAGCCCGAAATTTGAATATAAGGAATACTGGCAGAAGATCAAACACCCACGGGAAGAGAAACAGGGTGGTGATTGA
- a CDS encoding DUF1573 domain-containing protein, translating to MKKSSFTIFIIVLLVIWYSSLRVKSLDAATVSGNDNDTDFTTSIIQRPTIFFRNPDFNFGQIYTGQKVEHIYKFENRGEDILEIKKVKASCGCTAVVLSDNTIPSGGTGEIKTTFSSGSLIGNITKSITVSSNDPGTPKYRLTISGEIIKDLIINPEHIDFGSVSKDEEAIKTVTIKSQTEHDFKINKITPSKPFINASITEVKNGEYVIKVTLKYRPEIGRISGGIHLETNSKIQKKVNIPFFGEIAGDITTYPKKIYYGPVTKGKELTHKLYVKINKSNIEILKIKTFPDYISTEIVEKKEGKDPHYLIEVKLHSDAAIGNIGGVLELHTNSETQPVTLVRIIGEVE from the coding sequence ATGAAAAAATCATCATTTACAATATTCATAATTGTTTTGCTCGTCATCTGGTACTCTTCTTTAAGAGTTAAATCATTGGATGCGGCCACTGTTTCCGGTAACGATAACGATACTGATTTTACCACTTCTATTATACAACGTCCGACAATCTTTTTCAGAAATCCTGATTTTAATTTTGGGCAGATTTACACGGGTCAAAAGGTTGAACATATTTATAAATTTGAAAACCGGGGAGAAGATATTCTGGAAATAAAAAAAGTAAAAGCCTCTTGCGGGTGTACTGCCGTAGTACTATCTGATAACACTATTCCATCCGGAGGAACCGGAGAGATCAAAACGACATTCTCTTCAGGTTCTCTTATCGGGAATATTACAAAAAGCATAACCGTTTCAAGTAATGATCCGGGTACTCCGAAATACAGGTTAACGATTTCCGGTGAGATTATTAAGGACCTGATTATTAATCCGGAACACATAGATTTTGGCTCAGTTTCAAAAGATGAAGAAGCTATAAAGACCGTTACAATTAAATCACAAACAGAACATGATTTTAAGATAAATAAAATTACGCCTTCCAAACCATTTATTAATGCCTCAATAACAGAGGTAAAAAATGGGGAATATGTGATCAAAGTTACGCTAAAATACAGGCCTGAAATTGGGAGAATAAGTGGTGGAATACACCTGGAGACTAACAGCAAGATACAAAAAAAGGTTAATATTCCATTCTTTGGAGAGATAGCAGGGGATATCACTACTTATCCAAAAAAAATCTATTATGGCCCTGTTACTAAAGGAAAAGAGTTGACTCACAAACTATATGTTAAGATTAATAAAAGTAATATAGAAATATTAAAAATTAAAACCTTTCCGGATTATATAAGCACTGAAATCGTTGAAAAAAAAGAGGGCAAGGATCCCCATTATTTAATCGAAGTAAAATTACATTCGGATGCGGCTATTGGAAACATTGGCGGAGTATTGGAGCTTCACACCAACAGTGAAACACAGCCTGTTACATTAGTACGTATAATTGGAGAAGTAGAGTAG
- a CDS encoding PQQ-binding-like beta-propeller repeat protein, with protein sequence MFKKTFNVIGITFILVVGFKVHLSHGGSATPPWQMFRHDLRHTGTSPFRGAQTNNLKWKFAAEKRITSSPAIAADETIYFGSVDGKLYAVSPEGKLVWAYQTEGEVTSSPAIGLDGTIYVGSRDKKLYALNSDGSLKWAYETEGEIYSSPTIGKNNTIYFGSADGNLYAMDTNGKMKWSFKNKTYSSISSSPSIGPDGSIYFLISKGIVYALDTDGKFKWSIRIGSNIYQSFSSPAVDENGIVYLGSENGIVYAINPDGTIKWRINTGKSVQSSPALSSDGTLYFGSYNRVIYAINSNCTLKWQFKTNGWIESSPAVDSEGTTYIGSTDGTLYAIDTKGKLKWSYQTGGWIESSPLIGSDGTIYFGSNDNHLYAIGD encoded by the coding sequence ATGTTTAAAAAAACATTTAACGTTATAGGCATAACTTTTATTCTAGTTGTCGGTTTTAAAGTCCACCTTTCTCATGGAGGATCAGCTACCCCTCCGTGGCAGATGTTTCGGCACGATTTAAGACATACCGGCACAAGCCCTTTTAGGGGAGCACAAACAAACAATCTTAAATGGAAATTTGCGGCAGAGAAAAGAATTACCTCTTCACCGGCAATTGCAGCGGATGAAACAATATATTTTGGTTCGGTAGATGGCAAGCTTTACGCGGTAAGTCCTGAGGGAAAACTTGTCTGGGCTTATCAGACAGAAGGGGAAGTGACTTCATCTCCGGCTATCGGGCTTGATGGTACAATATATGTCGGTTCGAGAGACAAAAAACTCTACGCATTAAATTCAGATGGCAGTCTCAAGTGGGCCTATGAAACAGAAGGTGAAATCTACTCCTCACCTACTATTGGAAAGAACAATACTATCTATTTCGGATCTGCAGACGGTAATCTGTACGCGATGGATACCAATGGGAAGATGAAATGGAGTTTTAAGAATAAGACATACAGTTCTATAAGCTCTTCACCGTCAATCGGGCCTGATGGCAGCATCTACTTTCTTATAAGCAAAGGTATTGTTTATGCTTTAGATACCGATGGAAAATTTAAGTGGAGCATCAGGATTGGCAGTAATATTTATCAATCATTTTCTTCACCTGCTGTTGATGAGAACGGGATTGTTTATCTTGGATCAGAGAATGGCATTGTGTACGCGATAAATCCTGATGGTACGATAAAATGGAGAATTAATACCGGAAAAAGCGTCCAGTCATCACCGGCATTAAGTAGCGACGGAACACTCTATTTCGGTTCTTATAATAGAGTGATATACGCGATCAACTCCAACTGTACCCTTAAATGGCAATTCAAGACTAACGGCTGGATTGAGTCATCACCTGCCGTAGATTCCGAAGGAACTACCTACATCGGTTCGACTGACGGCACTCTATATGCCATAGACACAAAGGGAAAACTGAAATGGAGTTATCAAACTGGTGGCTGGATTGAATCATCGCCATTAATAGGTTCGGACGGTACAATATATTTTGGCTCAAATGATAACCATTTGTATGCAATCGGAGATTAA
- the aroF gene encoding 3-deoxy-7-phosphoheptulonate synthase, with protein sequence MIIVMKPTAGQAEIDHVVEKVEAVGCKTTLLEGTNRKVIAVIGDKRDIPPEYWDTIPGVEKAVPILTPYKLASREVKKSDTEIKINDQVLGGKKIGVIAGPCAVESQDQINFIAEGVKKAGAIALRGGAFKPRTSPYSFQGLKEEGLEYLARAREATGLAIVTEILSPEHIDLVSSYVDVLQIGTRNMANFLLLEAVGKCNKPVILKRGMSATLDEFLLAGEYILSHGNPNVILCERGIRTFETHTRFTLSLSIVPHLKLLTHLPVIVDPSHGTGVRELVAPMSRGAIAVGADGLILEVHKDPEKSFVDGPQALTIESFEKLMKESGAVAESIGREI encoded by the coding sequence ATGATAATTGTAATGAAACCAACTGCTGGTCAGGCTGAAATAGATCATGTAGTAGAAAAGGTCGAGGCGGTTGGATGTAAAACAACACTATTGGAAGGTACCAACAGAAAAGTGATTGCCGTAATCGGTGATAAACGTGATATCCCTCCTGAATACTGGGACACTATACCGGGTGTAGAAAAAGCAGTTCCGATATTAACGCCTTACAAACTAGCCAGTCGTGAAGTCAAAAAATCTGATACTGAAATAAAGATTAATGATCAGGTTTTAGGTGGTAAAAAGATTGGTGTAATCGCAGGGCCATGCGCGGTGGAGAGTCAGGACCAGATTAATTTTATAGCAGAAGGAGTGAAGAAAGCAGGCGCTATAGCACTCAGAGGAGGCGCTTTTAAACCAAGGACCAGCCCATACTCTTTCCAGGGACTTAAAGAAGAAGGCCTTGAGTACCTGGCGAGGGCAAGAGAGGCTACCGGACTGGCAATAGTTACAGAGATACTCAGCCCTGAACACATAGACTTGGTAAGTAGCTATGTTGATGTATTACAGATAGGAACGAGAAATATGGCCAACTTTCTGTTACTTGAGGCAGTAGGTAAATGTAATAAACCGGTAATTTTAAAACGCGGAATGTCAGCTACTTTAGATGAATTTTTACTTGCAGGCGAATATATACTTTCACATGGCAACCCGAATGTAATTTTGTGTGAAAGAGGGATAAGGACATTCGAAACACATACGAGATTTACCCTGTCATTAAGTATTGTCCCACATCTCAAACTATTGACACACCTACCCGTTATAGTCGACCCAAGTCACGGTACTGGTGTGCGGGAACTTGTAGCACCTATGTCCAGGGGAGCTATTGCGGTCGGTGCAGACGGATTAATACTGGAAGTACACAAAGACCCCGAGAAGTCTTTTGTTGACGGCCCTCAGGCTCTGACTATTGAAAGCTTTGAAAAGCTCATGAAAGAATCAGGTGCGGTTGCAGAATCCATAGGAAGAGAAATTTAA
- a CDS encoding pyridoxamine 5'-phosphate oxidase family protein, with amino-acid sequence MAWTPVPARTVLSGWRTARPGGNLFVRVERIYNAHHEANPTKQYWKNNLRRKDKEVANDTEVEEFLSSALVGRLGTCFNNIPYITPVNFVYINNKIYFHSAHEGRKIENIKHNRQVCFETDEMISIIPGMRMPCGSRTRYKSVIAFGVIRVVIDIDEKTDALNKLIEKYAPEAPRLPHSSDAARRTNVLVVDVEEITAKQG; translated from the coding sequence GTGGCATGGACACCCGTCCCCGCCAGAACAGTCTTGTCGGGCTGGCGAACGGCAAGGCCGGGCGGGAACTTGTTTGTCCGTGTGGAACGTATATATAACGCTCATCATGAAGCTAACCCTACAAAACAATATTGGAAAAATAACTTGAGGAGAAAAGATAAGGAGGTTGCAAACGATACTGAGGTAGAAGAGTTCCTGTCGAGTGCTTTAGTTGGAAGGTTGGGTACATGCTTCAATAATATACCGTACATTACACCTGTCAATTTTGTATATATTAATAATAAAATATACTTTCACAGCGCCCATGAAGGCCGCAAGATTGAAAACATAAAACACAATCGACAAGTCTGCTTTGAGACAGACGAAATGATATCAATTATTCCCGGAATGCGCATGCCATGTGGGTCCAGAACCAGGTATAAAAGCGTAATAGCATTTGGTGTCATAAGAGTAGTTATTGATATAGATGAAAAAACGGACGCCTTAAACAAACTTATTGAGAAATACGCGCCCGAGGCACCGAGACTCCCCCACTCTTCAGACGCAGCAAGAAGAACAAATGTACTCGTAGTTGATGTGGAAGAGATTACAGCAAAACAGGGCTGA
- a CDS encoding LL-diaminopimelate aminotransferase, whose protein sequence is MVKRNENIAKLQAGYLFPEIGRRKKALLEKEPDAKLISLGIGNTTEALSTHIVEGLHKEVTRLGTSEGYTGYDDDAQAQAFLDKLKTRISNNWYNGIISPEEIIVSDGSKPDCGRLFFLFGNNVSVAVQDPAYPVYVDGSVMIGATGNYNSDTEEFDGIEYMRCTEENDFFPDLSKVKRTDLIYICSPNNPTGAVATKKELKELVDFARKNRSIIIFDAAYSEFIREKGLPRSIFEIEGARECAIEVSSLSKPAGFTGVRLGWTIVPKELKFDDGQSVGKDWQRVVGTLFNGSSNIAQWGAIAALSETGLSEIKETVNYYMENAKIIKNGLDGLGIKTFGGVNSPYIWAAFPGKKSWDVFEDILTKAHVVTTPGAGFGKAGEGFVRFSAFGKTSDIKEAVKRLQENLK, encoded by the coding sequence ATGGTAAAAAGAAACGAAAATATTGCAAAATTACAGGCGGGGTATCTGTTTCCTGAAATAGGAAGACGTAAAAAAGCACTTTTGGAAAAAGAGCCGGATGCGAAACTGATTAGCCTTGGAATCGGCAACACTACTGAAGCGCTGAGCACACATATCGTTGAAGGACTTCATAAAGAAGTAACCAGGCTTGGTACATCTGAAGGTTATACAGGCTATGATGACGATGCACAAGCCCAGGCTTTTTTAGACAAATTAAAGACAAGAATTTCAAACAATTGGTATAACGGCATTATAAGCCCTGAAGAGATCATTGTTTCAGATGGATCAAAACCTGATTGCGGAAGGCTGTTCTTCCTTTTTGGCAATAATGTATCAGTTGCTGTCCAGGACCCCGCGTATCCGGTATATGTAGATGGATCAGTAATGATTGGAGCAACCGGGAATTATAACTCTGACACAGAAGAGTTTGATGGTATAGAGTATATGAGGTGTACCGAAGAGAATGATTTCTTTCCTGATTTATCAAAAGTCAAAAGAACTGATTTGATTTATATATGTTCACCTAACAACCCTACAGGCGCTGTTGCAACAAAAAAGGAACTTAAAGAGCTGGTTGATTTTGCGAGAAAAAACAGATCAATAATTATCTTTGATGCTGCATATTCCGAATTTATTAGAGAAAAAGGCCTGCCAAGATCAATCTTCGAAATTGAAGGTGCCAGGGAATGTGCTATTGAGGTCAGTTCCCTGTCAAAACCTGCGGGGTTTACAGGTGTAAGGCTTGGCTGGACAATTGTCCCAAAAGAGTTGAAATTTGATGATGGACAGAGCGTAGGTAAAGACTGGCAGAGAGTAGTAGGTACGCTATTTAATGGTTCATCAAATATTGCTCAATGGGGAGCGATTGCAGCACTATCAGAAACCGGGCTCTCTGAAATAAAGGAAACAGTAAATTATTATATGGAAAATGCTAAAATCATAAAAAATGGATTAGACGGGTTGGGTATAAAAACATTTGGAGGAGTCAATTCCCCTTACATCTGGGCAGCCTTTCCCGGTAAAAAGTCATGGGATGTTTTTGAAGATATCCTGACCAAAGCACATGTTGTAACAACACCTGGCGCAGGGTTTGGCAAGGCCGGCGAAGGATTTGTCAGATTTTCAGCATTTGGAAAAACCAGCGATATTAAAGAAGCGGTTAAGAGATTACAGGAAAATTTAAAATAA
- the trpS gene encoding tryptophan--tRNA ligase, with translation MKKRLFSGIQPSGEVHIGNYLGAIKNWISLLDDYDCIFSIVDYHAITVEYSPGVMQERIINAAATNIAAGLDTDRCIIFVQSQVPEHTELTWVLNTLTPMGILERMTQFKDKAQQNEKNINVGLFDYPVLQTADILLYKGQAVPVGEDQVQHIELSREIARKFNTRYGELFPEPQHILSNAPRIMGLDGKNKMSKSMNNYISLIEKPDAIWKKLSRAVTDENRKRRDDPGNPDICNVYTLHKYFSTDSELDRINKQCRSAEIGCVDCKKILSENMVKELEPIREKSLELINNPVSVMDTLNAGAEKCRKIAKETMSEVRSLMGLR, from the coding sequence ATGAAAAAACGATTATTCAGTGGTATCCAACCAAGCGGTGAAGTCCACATTGGGAACTATCTGGGCGCAATTAAGAACTGGATAAGTCTACTTGATGACTACGACTGTATTTTTTCGATTGTAGACTATCATGCAATAACGGTAGAGTATAGTCCCGGCGTAATGCAGGAGAGGATCATAAATGCAGCCGCTACAAACATTGCTGCAGGCCTGGATACAGACCGTTGCATTATCTTTGTACAATCCCAGGTACCCGAACACACAGAGTTAACGTGGGTACTGAACACGCTGACACCAATGGGAATTCTTGAAAGAATGACTCAATTCAAGGATAAAGCACAACAGAACGAAAAGAATATCAATGTGGGACTGTTTGACTATCCTGTACTTCAGACCGCTGACATCCTGTTGTATAAGGGTCAGGCAGTACCTGTTGGCGAAGACCAGGTCCAACACATTGAGTTGTCACGTGAAATAGCAAGAAAGTTTAATACAAGATATGGAGAACTGTTCCCCGAACCACAACACATCCTTTCAAACGCACCCAGAATCATGGGGCTGGACGGTAAGAATAAGATGAGTAAAAGCATGAACAACTACATATCTCTTATCGAAAAACCTGATGCCATCTGGAAAAAATTATCAAGGGCCGTAACCGATGAAAACAGGAAAAGAAGAGACGATCCGGGAAACCCTGATATCTGCAATGTCTACACCCTGCACAAATATTTCTCAACAGATTCAGAACTGGACAGAATAAATAAACAATGCAGGTCTGCAGAGATAGGCTGTGTTGATTGTAAAAAAATACTATCAGAGAACATGGTCAAGGAACTTGAACCAATCAGAGAAAAGAGCTTAGAACTGATCAACAACCCTGTCAGTGTAATGGATACCCTTAATGCTGGCGCCGAGAAATGCCGGAAAATTGCTAAAGAAACAATGAGCGAAGTAAGATCATTGATGGGCTTGAGATAA